The Micromonospora sp. NBC_01740 genome includes a window with the following:
- a CDS encoding 6-phosphofructokinase — protein MRIGVLTGGGDCPGLNAVIRAVVRKGVASYGHEFVGFRDGWKGPLEGLSRPLGIAEVRGILPRGGTILGSSRTNPFKIENGVERIKENLAAQGVDALIAIGGEDTLGVATKLHELGVHVIGVPKTIDNDLGATDYTFGFDTAVNIAMEAIDRLHTTAESHHRTLVVEVMGRHAGWIALHAGLAGGANVILLPERQFDVEQVAGYVEKRFQHQYAPIVVVAEGAQPLDGQMVLHNQELDAFGHVRLGGIGQWLAEQLEAKTGKEARTVVLGHIQRGGTPSAFDRVLATRLGLQAIDAVHEGDWGKMVAMQSTDIVRVPLAEATRELKTVPLERYAEAEVFFGS, from the coding sequence ATGCGTATCGGCGTGCTCACCGGCGGCGGCGACTGCCCAGGTCTCAACGCGGTCATCCGGGCGGTGGTCCGCAAGGGCGTCGCCAGCTACGGCCACGAGTTCGTGGGTTTCCGGGACGGCTGGAAGGGCCCGTTGGAGGGCCTGTCCCGCCCCCTGGGCATCGCGGAGGTCCGCGGCATCCTGCCGCGCGGCGGCACCATCCTCGGCTCGTCCCGGACGAACCCCTTCAAGATCGAGAACGGCGTCGAGCGGATCAAGGAGAACCTCGCCGCTCAGGGCGTGGACGCGCTCATCGCGATCGGTGGCGAGGACACCCTCGGCGTGGCCACCAAGCTGCACGAGCTCGGGGTCCACGTCATCGGCGTGCCGAAGACGATCGACAACGACCTCGGCGCCACCGACTACACCTTCGGCTTCGACACCGCCGTCAACATCGCGATGGAGGCGATCGACCGGCTGCACACCACCGCCGAGAGCCACCACCGCACCCTGGTGGTCGAGGTGATGGGCCGGCACGCCGGCTGGATCGCCCTGCACGCCGGCCTGGCCGGTGGCGCCAACGTGATCCTGCTGCCGGAGCGGCAGTTCGACGTCGAGCAGGTCGCCGGCTACGTCGAGAAGCGCTTCCAGCACCAGTACGCCCCGATCGTCGTGGTCGCCGAGGGCGCCCAGCCGCTCGACGGCCAGATGGTCCTGCACAACCAGGAACTCGACGCGTTCGGCCACGTCCGCCTCGGCGGCATCGGCCAGTGGCTCGCCGAGCAGCTGGAGGCCAAGACCGGCAAGGAGGCCCGCACCGTCGTGCTCGGGCACATCCAGCGCGGCGGCACCCCGAGCGCCTTCGACCGGGTGCTCGCCACCCGGCTCGGCCTCCAGGCGATCGACGCGGTCCACGAGGGCGACTGGGGCAAGATGGTCGCCATGCAGAGCACGGACATCGTCCGCGTCCCGCTGGCCGAGGCCACCCGCGAGCTGAAGACCGTGCCGCTGGAGCGGTACGCCGAGGCC
- a CDS encoding pyridoxamine 5'-phosphate oxidase family protein, with the protein MSNEPTNAAEARRRVTELVREARICMLTTIAVDGRMVSRPMGLQEAEFDGDLWFFAYADSAKVRQVRVNPEVNVSFSDSRRNSWVSVAGTAREEYDRAKAEELWNPVLKAWFPDGLETPGLTLLRVHAGSAEYWDSPSSTVVNLFGYAKAAVTGKPPEVGENREVSY; encoded by the coding sequence ATGAGCAACGAACCGACCAACGCCGCCGAGGCCCGGCGCCGGGTGACCGAGCTGGTCCGCGAGGCCCGCATCTGCATGCTGACCACGATCGCCGTGGACGGCCGGATGGTGAGCCGTCCGATGGGGTTGCAGGAGGCGGAGTTCGACGGCGACCTGTGGTTCTTCGCGTACGCCGACTCCGCCAAGGTCCGGCAGGTCCGCGTGAACCCCGAGGTCAACGTCTCCTTCTCCGACTCCCGGCGCAACTCCTGGGTGTCGGTCGCGGGCACGGCCCGGGAGGAGTACGACCGGGCGAAGGCCGAGGAGCTGTGGAACCCGGTGCTCAAGGCCTGGTTCCCGGACGGGCTGGAGACCCCCGGACTCACCCTGCTCAGGGTGCACGCCGGATCGGCGGAGTACTGGGACTCTCCGTCGAGCACCGTGGTGAACCTGTTCGGCTACGCGAAGGCGGCGGTGACCGGCAAGCCGCCGGAGGTGGGGGAGAACCGCGAGGTCAGCTACTGA